Proteins from a genomic interval of uncultured Desulfuromusa sp.:
- a CDS encoding WG repeat-containing protein, producing the protein MNRFKVVLLTSLIFLLVSISGVAAQNLIPIYDKGTSLWGYAMEKPDGEGSVNWIVEPQFAWAGSFNEGMASVIIGCRYADCKNEPGGRKLSRRAHVVISNDFKRTDFVVPEDDSEFENALFNDMSVYAIANDNYGHIGRFGSEILGHACVKLKKKPENLNCQDFFIDKKGHLKIMTNGELVSADIASL; encoded by the coding sequence ATGAATAGGTTCAAGGTTGTATTACTGACATCGCTTATCTTTTTACTGGTCTCGATTTCTGGTGTCGCAGCACAAAACCTGATTCCAATCTATGACAAAGGGACTTCATTGTGGGGCTATGCCATGGAAAAACCAGATGGAGAAGGGTCGGTAAATTGGATAGTTGAGCCACAGTTTGCTTGGGCTGGCAGCTTTAATGAAGGGATGGCAAGTGTGATAATTGGTTGCCGATATGCTGACTGCAAGAACGAACCAGGTGGTCGAAAGTTGAGCAGGCGTGCTCATGTTGTCATTTCAAATGATTTTAAACGTACGGATTTTGTTGTTCCTGAAGATGACAGTGAATTTGAAAATGCTTTATTTAATGACATGAGTGTCTACGCTATCGCCAATGACAATTATGGTCACATTGGTAGATTTGGTTCAGAAATCCTCGGTCACGCATGTGTGAAACTGAAAAAGAAGCCTGAAAATTTAAACTGTCAAGATTTTTTCATCGACAAAAAAGGTCATCTCAAAATCATGACCAACGGAGAGTTGGTTTCTGCTGATATAGCTTCACTTTGA
- the mobB gene encoding molybdopterin-guanine dinucleotide biosynthesis protein B, translating into MSDHISSPDNPKSSNKPSRKQRLVSFAGYSGSGKTTLVEAVIKLLTKRGYKVGAIKHDGHRFDIDKPGKDSWRMTNAGASVTVITDDRKLAMIKQHDATPPPEKIISDYFSEMDIVIIEGWKRTSVNRIEVYRKEIGREALCLTSQDDGFVAIATDIHIETALPQLDINNPQVVVNFIVDQLV; encoded by the coding sequence ATGAGCGACCACATCAGCAGTCCCGACAACCCGAAGAGCAGCAATAAGCCATCAAGAAAACAGCGGCTTGTTTCTTTTGCCGGTTATTCTGGTAGCGGCAAAACAACCCTGGTAGAAGCCGTCATTAAATTATTGACAAAACGAGGCTATAAAGTCGGAGCAATAAAACATGATGGCCATCGGTTCGATATCGACAAACCGGGGAAGGATAGTTGGCGCATGACCAACGCTGGAGCCAGCGTCACTGTCATTACCGATGATCGCAAGCTTGCAATGATCAAACAGCATGATGCAACCCCGCCTCCGGAAAAAATTATTTCTGACTATTTCAGTGAGATGGACATTGTCATCATTGAAGGCTGGAAGAGGACATCTGTTAACAGGATTGAAGTTTATCGCAAAGAAATAGGCCGAGAAGCACTTTGCCTGACGAGCCAGGATGACGGATTTGTTGCGATTGCAACAGATATTCATATTGAAACCGCTCTTCCCCAACTCGATATCAACAACCCGCAGGTTGTCGTCAACTTTATCGTTGATCAGCTTGTGTAG
- a CDS encoding hydrogen-dependent growth transcriptional repressor, whose protein sequence is MMEKKLKQPCRNIISFRVNEQERQALTTLASKSGMNISAMMRNIVKQMSAVSYKQTGEPQ, encoded by the coding sequence ATGATGGAAAAAAAATTAAAACAACCATGCAGGAATATCATTTCATTCAGAGTCAATGAGCAGGAACGTCAAGCCCTCACAACATTGGCATCTAAATCAGGGATGAACATATCGGCAATGATGCGAAATATTGTTAAGCAAATGTCTGCCGTCTCCTACAAACAGACAGGCGAACCGCAATGA